In the Klebsiella aerogenes KCTC 2190 genome, one interval contains:
- a CDS encoding winged helix-turn-helix domain-containing protein, whose protein sequence is MISHIPINKIKSVIIGDGLVFRPLKNTLKDVASGEIATLNNVATQLLLYLLQNGKEISSRDEILLNVFQHNGARATDANLNQHISFLRKAITSTGHPAELIVTIPRIGFRMGDVNINIQLQEEAQTAARVAYVASTPRRKKPNRWPVAITALITSIAVLATAWLTWIPNHIAMTDAAILRTIDYEQCRVHILGNALTDTITEKKALDIFKSVGISPNCSHPKDLYLNTWASNHNLVEWSFAAECGLNLGYYHCISQYRHHEE, encoded by the coding sequence GTGATTTCTCATATACCAATAAACAAAATTAAATCCGTAATTATTGGTGATGGTTTAGTTTTCAGACCACTTAAAAATACCCTAAAAGACGTGGCATCTGGTGAAATAGCCACATTGAATAACGTGGCTACACAATTACTGCTCTATTTGTTGCAAAATGGTAAAGAGATATCCTCGCGCGATGAAATTCTGCTGAATGTTTTCCAGCATAATGGCGCCAGAGCGACGGATGCGAATCTTAACCAGCACATTTCATTTTTGCGCAAAGCCATTACGTCGACAGGTCATCCTGCAGAACTCATCGTTACCATTCCTCGTATTGGATTTCGGATGGGCGACGTCAATATCAATATTCAGCTACAGGAAGAAGCGCAAACGGCCGCCAGAGTCGCCTATGTTGCATCGACGCCGAGGAGAAAGAAACCAAACCGGTGGCCTGTCGCTATCACAGCGTTAATTACCAGCATCGCCGTGCTGGCAACAGCGTGGTTAACATGGATACCCAATCATATAGCCATGACGGACGCAGCTATCTTACGAACCATCGACTACGAGCAATGCCGTGTACATATATTAGGAAATGCCCTCACCGACACGATAACCGAAAAGAAAGCGCTGGATATTTTCAAGTCCGTGGGGATTAGCCCCAACTGCTCGCACCCTAAAGACCTGTATCTTAATACCTGGGCGAGCAACCATAACCTGGTTGAGTGGTCGTTTGCCGCTGAATGCGGCCTCAACCTCGGCTATTACCATTGCATCAGCCAGTATCGCCATCATGAGGAATGA
- a CDS encoding antirestriction protein: protein MNNKLTLTSTVTESLFSPHTDAGGIVCTPVPDEQRVAFWPGHFGSIPQWIILEPTVFAWMDRFCKDYHGGIWNFYTLSNGGAFMAPEASGDDDGKWALFNNMNGNGAEMSADATGIAVCLMTYSHHAMRTECDGMTEHYYQLRGYALNHAECNAIMHIID, encoded by the coding sequence ATGAATAACAAACTCACCCTGACCAGCACAGTAACTGAATCACTCTTCTCGCCGCACACCGATGCTGGCGGCATCGTGTGCACGCCGGTGCCCGATGAGCAGCGTGTTGCCTTCTGGCCTGGACACTTCGGCAGCATCCCGCAGTGGATAATCCTCGAACCGACCGTCTTCGCGTGGATGGACCGTTTCTGCAAAGATTACCACGGTGGTATCTGGAATTTTTACACCCTCAGCAACGGCGGGGCATTTATGGCACCCGAAGCCAGCGGTGACGATGACGGGAAATGGGCACTGTTTAACAACATGAACGGAAACGGCGCAGAAATGAGTGCTGATGCCACCGGTATTGCAGTCTGCCTGATGACGTACAGCCACCATGCCATGCGCACCGAATGCGATGGCATGACTGAGCACTATTACCAGTTGCGGGGCTACGCGCTGAACCACGCGGAGTGTAATGCCATTATGCACATCATCGACTGA
- a CDS encoding fimbrial protein — protein MKMKNVAVACALMAGMTFTASSAFAAKNVEPTNGKIHFTGSLVNSACGLAPESSPVQVNFGEIPTSQLKDNQRAGVKHAKIVLQGCDTTVAKTATVTYTPATIDADNNALAAFTSGTAKGAGIGMVDSGNQDVEWGKAASQVNITDGETDIDFVAYLQANNASAAVTPGDFESTVNFQIDYQ, from the coding sequence ATGAAAATGAAAAACGTGGCTGTGGCCTGTGCGCTGATGGCGGGAATGACTTTTACTGCCTCTTCTGCTTTCGCTGCAAAAAATGTTGAACCGACTAACGGTAAAATCCACTTCACCGGCTCTCTCGTTAATTCTGCATGTGGTCTGGCGCCAGAATCCAGCCCGGTGCAGGTGAATTTTGGCGAGATCCCAACTTCTCAGTTAAAAGACAACCAACGTGCTGGCGTTAAACATGCCAAAATTGTTCTGCAGGGTTGCGATACGACTGTCGCAAAAACCGCTACCGTGACTTATACCCCGGCAACGATTGATGCAGACAACAACGCGCTAGCCGCCTTCACCTCTGGTACCGCCAAGGGCGCAGGCATCGGTATGGTTGACAGCGGCAACCAGGATGTTGAGTGGGGTAAAGCTGCCTCTCAGGTCAACATTACCGATGGTGAAACCGACATTGATTTCGTCGCTTACCTGCAGGCAAACAACGCATCTGCAGCGGTAACTCCGGGTGATTTCGAATCTACCGTTAATTTCCAGATCGATTATCAGTAA
- a CDS encoding fimbrial protein, whose translation MPGWRILLLFIFISPAWVSADTFRLVSTPGKMRMRGNIIEAACYVDPRDRSLLVEFDDLSARDISGKPEKVSAHNFSIHLLGCSLGDSQHPGNVFQRANITFSGAPDRDNPDYLSVQSETENLAIEIYDSKGQQIHLGEPSPDYVLNPGKNTLKFTAYLISRDGRMTSGEFTAVTHFVVNYL comes from the coding sequence ATGCCTGGATGGCGTATTTTACTGCTTTTTATCTTCATATCGCCTGCATGGGTTTCGGCTGACACTTTCCGTCTTGTCAGTACGCCCGGAAAAATGCGTATGCGGGGAAATATTATTGAGGCTGCTTGTTATGTCGATCCGCGCGACCGGTCACTACTGGTTGAATTCGATGATCTCTCAGCCAGAGATATTTCTGGTAAACCTGAAAAAGTATCTGCGCATAATTTCAGCATTCATTTGCTGGGATGCTCACTAGGGGATTCTCAACACCCCGGTAATGTGTTTCAACGCGCCAATATTACTTTTTCCGGTGCCCCCGATAGGGACAATCCAGATTATCTGAGCGTGCAATCGGAAACTGAAAATTTAGCGATAGAAATATACGACAGCAAAGGACAGCAAATTCATCTGGGCGAACCATCACCGGACTATGTACTTAACCCAGGAAAAAATACGCTCAAATTTACGGCTTATTTGATCTCCCGCGACGGAAGAATGACATCTGGCGAATTTACTGCGGTCACGCATTTTGTTGTGAATTATCTCTGA
- a CDS encoding DUF987 domain-containing protein → MKIISKRQAMTIYRQHPHSRLFRFCTGRYQWSGSICHYAGREVQDISGVLAVFAERRQDRNGPYVVLPSVTLN, encoded by the coding sequence ATGAAAATCATCAGCAAACGCCAGGCCATGACGATTTACCGTCAGCATCCTCATTCCCGCCTGTTTCGCTTCTGTACCGGGCGGTATCAGTGGTCTGGCAGCATCTGCCACTATGCCGGACGGGAGGTGCAGGATATCAGCGGTGTGCTGGCGGTCTTCGCGGAGCGCCGTCAGGACCGCAACGGTCCGTATGTCGTATTGCCCAGCGTTACCCTGAATTAA
- a CDS encoding NupC/NupG family nucleoside CNT transporter, with amino-acid sequence MKYLIGIMSFLVIFILAILASNNRGAIRYRPLVVMLFCQFTFAGLLLKTSLGNQVIAVIAGAFAHLMAYASEGVNFVFGGLQNHGELSFFISVLLPIVFVSALIGILQHLKILGFLIRYIGLGLSKINGMGRLESYNAVASAVLGQSEVFISVKQQLGLLPQHRLYTLCTSAMSTVSMAIVGAYMAMLEPRYVVTALVLNLFGGFIIASLLNPYQVEPQEDILTVSEGHQSFFEMLSEYILDGFKVALIVGAMLIGFIALITMMNAIFTAIFGISFQALLGYLFAPMAYLVGVPWHETVDAGSLMATKIVSNEFVAMLSLKSMAAEFSVRTMAVLSVFLVSFANFSSIGIIVGAIKALNNEQGNSAARFGLKLLYGATLVSFLNATIVGLFF; translated from the coding sequence ATGAAGTATCTTATTGGTATCATGAGTTTTTTAGTAATTTTCATTCTTGCAATCCTTGCCAGTAACAACCGGGGGGCTATACGCTATCGGCCATTGGTCGTGATGTTATTCTGTCAATTCACGTTTGCCGGTTTGTTGTTGAAAACAAGCCTGGGTAACCAGGTGATAGCCGTTATTGCTGGCGCGTTTGCCCATTTAATGGCCTATGCGAGTGAAGGGGTTAACTTTGTCTTTGGTGGTTTGCAAAACCACGGCGAGCTCTCTTTCTTTATTAGCGTCCTCTTGCCTATAGTTTTTGTGTCCGCTCTTATTGGTATTCTTCAACATCTGAAGATACTAGGCTTCCTTATCCGTTACATCGGATTGGGACTCAGTAAGATTAATGGCATGGGGCGGCTTGAGTCGTATAATGCGGTTGCTTCTGCAGTATTAGGTCAATCAGAAGTATTTATTTCAGTTAAGCAACAACTGGGACTTCTACCTCAACATCGTCTTTATACGCTGTGCACATCTGCAATGTCGACTGTGTCAATGGCCATAGTTGGTGCTTATATGGCGATGTTAGAACCGCGCTATGTAGTCACCGCTCTGGTGCTGAACCTGTTTGGCGGGTTTATAATTGCATCGCTACTTAACCCTTATCAGGTCGAACCACAAGAGGATATTCTTACCGTATCTGAAGGCCATCAAAGTTTCTTTGAAATGTTAAGTGAGTATATTTTAGATGGTTTTAAGGTTGCGCTCATTGTTGGGGCAATGTTGATTGGATTTATTGCGTTAATCACTATGATGAACGCCATATTTACCGCAATATTTGGCATCTCATTTCAGGCGCTTCTGGGATATTTGTTTGCTCCTATGGCCTACCTGGTTGGTGTTCCATGGCATGAAACGGTGGATGCAGGGAGTCTGATGGCCACCAAAATTGTAAGTAATGAATTTGTCGCGATGCTGAGCCTGAAAAGTATGGCTGCTGAATTCTCAGTACGTACTATGGCTGTACTTTCGGTATTCCTGGTATCGTTTGCTAACTTCTCATCTATTGGCATCATCGTAGGTGCTATTAAGGCGCTGAATAATGAGCAGGGTAACAGCGCGGCTCGTTTTGGCTTGAAATTATTATATGGTGCTACGTTGGTAAGTTTCCTTAATGCGACCATTGTTGGCCTGTTTTTCTAA
- the radC gene encoding RadC family protein gives MEQQLPLFVRELAPTDQQTVRRALLLLERQLREPGASFTSSHTVRDWLRLQLSTLEREEFIALFLDNQHRLIAHDTLFTGTINHTQVHPREVVKTALKHNAVAILVAHCHPSGLAEPSDADRRITERLKQALDLVDIRLLDHLVVGGMDIVSFAERGWL, from the coding sequence ATGGAACAACAACTTCCGCTGTTTGTCCGTGAATTGGCCCCCACAGACCAGCAGACGGTCAGGAGGGCGCTGCTCCTGCTGGAGCGACAGTTACGTGAACCCGGGGCGTCATTTACCTCCAGTCACACCGTCCGTGACTGGCTACGTCTGCAGCTGTCCACACTGGAGCGTGAAGAATTCATCGCGCTTTTCCTCGATAACCAGCACCGGCTGATTGCGCACGACACGCTGTTTACCGGCACCATCAACCATACGCAGGTACATCCACGAGAGGTGGTGAAGACTGCGCTGAAACATAACGCTGTCGCCATTCTTGTGGCGCACTGCCACCCGTCGGGTCTCGCTGAACCCAGCGACGCAGACAGACGAATCACCGAACGCCTAAAACAGGCGCTGGACCTGGTTGATATTCGCCTGCTGGACCATCTGGTGGTCGGCGGGATGGATATTGTCTCTTTTGCCGAACGCGGCTGGCTTTAA
- a CDS encoding fimbrial biogenesis chaperone: MNNQSLKFARRWLKPVACGLFFIAQINASWAGIALDRTRMIITGDARSVSANLTNTSPSIPFLAQSWVEDAHGTKITSPLMVLPPLQRINGGQKGIARVTKTSGVNALPQDRESLFYLNVREIPPKPDKPNVLQLAMQSRIKLFYRPTAIVPETPGAVWQNQLIFHKQGQRWTVDNPTPYFVTLIGLSRKPEAQGGGRLTDFPGIMIPPKSSLDFKVSDASVSQFSMMYVNDFGGHPELKFSCTGNVCKALPMEQQPR, from the coding sequence ATGAATAATCAATCTCTTAAATTCGCACGCCGTTGGCTTAAACCCGTCGCCTGTGGCCTGTTTTTTATTGCCCAGATCAATGCTTCGTGGGCGGGTATTGCGCTCGACCGTACACGCATGATTATCACCGGTGATGCTCGCTCGGTAAGTGCGAACTTAACCAACACCAGCCCGAGCATTCCATTTCTGGCTCAGTCGTGGGTAGAGGACGCCCACGGAACAAAAATTACCTCGCCATTAATGGTCTTACCGCCGCTGCAACGGATTAACGGTGGGCAGAAGGGAATCGCCCGCGTGACGAAAACCAGCGGAGTTAACGCGTTGCCACAGGATCGCGAGAGTCTGTTCTACCTGAACGTGCGTGAAATTCCGCCAAAACCGGATAAGCCGAACGTGCTGCAGCTGGCGATGCAGTCGCGGATCAAATTGTTCTATCGGCCGACAGCTATCGTGCCGGAAACGCCGGGGGCGGTGTGGCAAAACCAACTGATCTTTCACAAGCAGGGTCAGCGCTGGACCGTGGATAACCCAACGCCATACTTCGTCACCTTAATCGGCTTGAGCCGCAAACCTGAAGCCCAGGGCGGCGGCAGACTGACTGATTTCCCGGGGATTATGATCCCGCCAAAATCCTCTCTCGATTTCAAGGTTTCGGACGCCAGCGTCAGCCAGTTCAGCATGATGTACGTGAACGATTTTGGCGGTCACCCTGAATTGAAATTCAGCTGCACAGGCAATGTGTGTAAAGCATTGCCGATGGAGCAACAGCCCCGGTAA
- a CDS encoding type IV toxin-antitoxin system YeeU family antitoxin has product MTHRQPDAPWWGLKPTVTPCFGARLVQEGNRLHYLADRAGFNGAFSDDDALRLDQAFPLILKQLELMLTSGEISPEHQHSVTLYHNGLTCEADTLGSCGYVYIAIYPTQR; this is encoded by the coding sequence ATAACACACCGCCAGCCTGACGCCCCTTGGTGGGGACTAAAACCCACCGTCACGCCGTGTTTTGGCGCACGGCTGGTACAGGAAGGCAACCGGCTGCATTATCTGGCTGACCGGGCCGGATTCAACGGTGCTTTCAGCGACGATGACGCGCTACGCTTGGATCAGGCCTTTCCGTTGATACTCAAGCAACTGGAGCTGATGCTCACCAGCGGAGAAATTTCTCCCGAGCATCAGCACAGTGTCACCCTGTATCACAATGGGCTGACCTGCGAAGCTGATACCCTTGGTAGTTGCGGCTACGTATACATCGCTATTTATCCCACTCAACGTTAA
- a CDS encoding OprD family outer membrane porin: MSASMSPIYAAEESRSRPPNGVTNFITDSSADISLRNQFKNLNSSDYGERSVQTAWGQGVTLDFRSGYIADIIGFDTSYYQVFKLAASDDFAGRSVLYNDNGKAKGFHKFGQLYAKLKLDGEDSYFRLYSGWQIINKWGALTNSSRAIPSTYQGWKMDSEFGRLAFRGAWVDRYSDRDSPEQVHFQTADRKKNISYLATGELSYKQKDYSVLYFYGESHNYMQRHGVEVGWQPQSLAKNQGRVLTMLYMNHGLKDFKAMSADYRPFNNDAWHAAFYLEWKQHKWKNKFGASWTRANSSDDHLGYFERHMAKNSRGRFNSMADAWGNDYVGNNEKSVTWTTEYNLTPEVNIGLQSAIGWGMKYHSQTIERGETILFSRWKPSWEKNLSFQLSGGPSWNYQSKKNRPILTDDGRPKRAVNHSIEFQIDYAFNLF; encoded by the coding sequence ATGTCTGCATCAATGTCACCGATATATGCAGCTGAAGAATCGAGGAGTAGACCACCAAATGGTGTAACTAACTTTATCACAGACAGTAGCGCTGATATTTCCTTGAGAAACCAATTCAAAAACCTTAACTCCTCTGACTATGGTGAAAGGTCAGTGCAAACAGCCTGGGGGCAAGGGGTAACATTAGATTTCCGTTCGGGTTATATTGCCGATATTATTGGTTTTGACACATCGTATTATCAAGTTTTTAAGTTGGCCGCAAGTGATGATTTCGCTGGGCGCAGCGTCTTATACAATGATAATGGGAAAGCGAAGGGATTTCATAAATTTGGCCAGTTATATGCTAAATTGAAACTTGACGGTGAAGATAGTTATTTCAGACTGTATTCTGGTTGGCAGATTATCAATAAATGGGGAGCGTTGACGAATTCGAGTCGTGCGATACCAAGTACCTATCAAGGATGGAAGATGGATAGCGAGTTTGGCCGACTCGCTTTTCGCGGCGCATGGGTTGACCGATACAGCGATCGTGATTCTCCTGAGCAGGTTCATTTCCAGACTGCCGATCGTAAGAAAAATATAAGTTACCTGGCTACAGGAGAGCTCAGCTATAAACAAAAGGATTATAGTGTGCTTTATTTTTATGGCGAAAGTCATAACTATATGCAGCGGCATGGCGTGGAAGTCGGTTGGCAGCCTCAGTCTTTAGCTAAGAATCAGGGCCGAGTACTTACCATGTTATATATGAACCATGGTCTCAAAGATTTCAAAGCGATGAGTGCTGATTATCGTCCATTCAATAATGATGCATGGCATGCTGCATTTTACCTGGAATGGAAACAGCATAAGTGGAAAAATAAGTTTGGTGCATCCTGGACCAGGGCCAATTCTTCAGACGATCACCTTGGGTATTTTGAACGACACATGGCAAAGAATAGTCGCGGAAGATTCAATTCTATGGCGGATGCATGGGGTAATGACTACGTCGGTAATAATGAAAAATCGGTGACATGGACGACGGAATATAACTTAACGCCAGAAGTGAATATCGGGTTACAAAGCGCTATTGGATGGGGGATGAAATACCACTCCCAAACAATTGAGCGTGGTGAGACTATTTTGTTCTCAAGGTGGAAACCATCGTGGGAAAAGAATTTAAGTTTCCAGTTGTCCGGTGGCCCTTCCTGGAATTACCAAAGTAAAAAAAATCGACCAATTCTAACCGACGATGGTAGACCAAAGCGTGCAGTTAATCATTCTATCGAATTCCAGATTGATTATGCATTTAATCTATTCTAA
- the aphA gene encoding acid phosphatase AphA, with protein MYKYKMIRSAAFVSALIFSVPAFCANPVSSDTGIGATLQQITEQYPIHFISIEQIVKELKNKPPMDVGFDIDDTIYYSTPAFIHGQRELSPKSNEFLKKSEFWDRLSNGWDSFSVPKKSASELIKLHLERGDRIWFVTGRQKPTNGKETVTELLGRDFSIPHEKLNKVIFAGEDKGAKVQYIRDRNIKLYYGDSDGDIKDAREAGAEPIRVMRALNSSNQPMPRNGALEEKVLVNSDY; from the coding sequence ATGTATAAATATAAAATGATTCGTTCAGCGGCTTTCGTTAGCGCTCTTATTTTCAGTGTGCCAGCTTTTTGTGCCAATCCGGTGTCATCCGATACCGGTATCGGCGCAACATTGCAGCAGATTACCGAGCAATATCCTATTCATTTCATTTCTATAGAGCAAATTGTTAAAGAGTTAAAGAATAAGCCGCCGATGGATGTCGGTTTTGATATTGATGATACTATTTATTATTCTACTCCTGCATTTATCCATGGTCAGAGAGAATTGTCACCTAAAAGTAATGAATTCCTGAAGAAAAGTGAGTTTTGGGATCGACTTAGTAACGGTTGGGATAGTTTTTCCGTCCCCAAAAAATCTGCATCTGAATTGATTAAACTGCATCTGGAACGTGGAGATCGTATTTGGTTTGTCACCGGTCGACAAAAACCCACTAACGGAAAAGAGACGGTGACTGAACTGTTGGGGAGAGACTTTTCTATCCCGCATGAAAAACTTAATAAAGTTATTTTTGCCGGAGAAGATAAAGGGGCAAAAGTACAATATATCCGTGACCGAAATATCAAGTTATATTATGGAGATTCAGATGGCGACATTAAGGATGCTCGTGAAGCTGGCGCAGAACCTATTCGCGTGATGCGTGCACTGAACTCCTCTAATCAGCCTATGCCTCGCAACGGCGCGTTAGAAGAAAAAGTATTGGTTAACTCTGACTACTGA
- a CDS encoding PapC/FimD family outer membrane usher protein — protein sequence MITLKTDKKRLALFIVLVCAASWAEADEAIEFNTDVLDASDRHNVDLQRFSEGNFVAPGEYLLDVRINSQEIPQQTIRYIADPANSHKSIACLTAQQLELLALKEEALTHIHPISATCYDISHLPGVALNNSAGVLDITVPQAWMKYTDPDWTPPERWDNGVAGLIFDYSISGQATHYEQGGDHYRSLSGYGQTGFNLGAWRFRGQYQANYTSDDNHGRIDWDQIYAYRPLPMQAAKLTVGEIYLNSQVFDSVRFTGVNLASDERMLPPNLQGYAPEVHGIARSNAKVTVSQQGRVIYQTTVPAGPFNIQDLHGSVRGTLDVRVEEQDGSVQTFQVNTADIPYLTRPGYVRYNAAVGKPSRYNHDVQGPAFYSGDFSWGVSNAWSLYGGALLTGERYNAWSMGIGRDLNWLGALSADATQSVSRVKHQAEQKGMSFKLSYAKTFDEYNSAITFAGYRFSQRTFRTFSQFLDEQYESNNSAGNEKEMYTVTGNKTFFADDPHLATTLYLTYTHQNYWDRGSQDRYGLSMGHSFSFAGIQGISTNLAAYRSEYQGKRDDSLSLSISVPWGDGRSMDYELQNSGNQTSQMVSYSDNRDRNNPWRLRAGVSGEGHTAFDGYYQHRSMMAELESNVSWQQSRYFSVGGTVRGGFTATRHGAALHNSQASMNTARVMVDTDGVANVPLNGEQAHSNRFGIAVVPDVVSYHSFDTRIDVDAMDEDISATKAIVTNTLTEGAIGYQRFAVAQGQKMMALLRLKDGSVPPFGAEVFNANGVSVAMVMENGMAWIAGVNPSERLSVAWAGRAQCHLQVPQQINPEGNVLLPCE from the coding sequence ATGATCACGCTGAAAACAGATAAAAAACGTCTGGCGCTATTTATTGTTCTGGTCTGCGCCGCTTCATGGGCTGAAGCGGATGAGGCTATTGAATTTAATACCGACGTACTGGATGCCAGCGACAGGCATAATGTCGATTTACAGCGTTTTTCCGAAGGCAACTTTGTGGCTCCCGGAGAATATCTGCTGGATGTTCGAATTAACAGCCAGGAGATTCCTCAGCAGACAATCCGTTATATCGCCGATCCGGCCAATTCACATAAATCTATAGCGTGCCTGACGGCGCAACAACTTGAGTTACTGGCGCTCAAAGAAGAGGCGCTGACCCATATTCATCCCATTAGCGCAACCTGCTATGACATTTCCCACCTTCCGGGTGTGGCGCTGAATAATAGCGCAGGCGTACTGGACATTACCGTGCCTCAGGCATGGATGAAATATACCGACCCAGACTGGACGCCGCCTGAGCGCTGGGATAACGGCGTCGCCGGGCTGATTTTTGACTACAGCATTTCAGGGCAGGCCACGCATTACGAACAGGGTGGCGATCACTATCGCTCTCTGTCCGGCTATGGGCAGACAGGTTTTAACCTCGGCGCATGGCGTTTTCGTGGCCAGTATCAGGCCAATTACACTTCAGATGATAATCATGGGCGTATCGACTGGGATCAGATCTATGCATATCGCCCGTTACCGATGCAGGCTGCAAAACTGACGGTCGGCGAAATCTATTTGAATTCTCAGGTTTTTGATTCGGTGCGCTTCACCGGGGTCAACCTCGCCAGCGATGAGCGTATGCTGCCGCCAAATTTGCAGGGCTACGCGCCTGAAGTGCACGGCATCGCCCGCAGTAATGCGAAGGTCACCGTCAGTCAGCAGGGGCGTGTTATCTATCAAACCACCGTCCCTGCGGGGCCGTTTAATATTCAGGATCTGCACGGTTCGGTACGCGGTACGTTGGATGTGCGCGTCGAAGAGCAGGATGGCAGCGTACAAACTTTCCAGGTCAATACGGCTGATATCCCTTATCTGACGCGTCCGGGCTATGTTCGCTACAACGCCGCGGTTGGTAAGCCGTCGCGTTATAACCACGACGTTCAGGGCCCTGCGTTTTATAGCGGCGATTTTTCCTGGGGGGTGAGCAATGCATGGTCACTGTACGGCGGCGCGTTGCTCACCGGCGAGCGCTACAACGCCTGGTCGATGGGGATAGGACGGGATTTAAACTGGCTGGGAGCGCTGTCGGCCGATGCGACGCAATCCGTGAGTCGGGTGAAGCATCAGGCTGAACAAAAAGGCATGTCCTTTAAGCTCAGCTACGCCAAAACCTTTGATGAGTACAACAGCGCGATTACCTTTGCCGGATACCGCTTTTCACAGCGAACCTTTCGCACCTTCTCGCAGTTTCTCGACGAGCAGTATGAAAGTAACAACAGCGCCGGCAACGAAAAAGAGATGTACACCGTTACCGGCAACAAAACCTTTTTTGCTGACGATCCGCATTTAGCGACCACGTTATACCTCACCTATACCCACCAGAACTATTGGGATCGCGGTTCCCAGGATCGTTACGGATTATCGATGGGACACAGTTTTTCCTTCGCGGGAATCCAGGGGATCAGCACCAACCTCGCGGCTTATCGCTCTGAGTATCAGGGCAAACGGGACGACAGTCTTTCGCTTTCAATTTCAGTGCCATGGGGCGATGGCCGCTCTATGGATTATGAATTACAGAACAGCGGTAACCAGACCAGTCAAATGGTTTCGTATTCCGATAACCGCGATCGTAACAATCCGTGGCGTTTGCGCGCAGGGGTTTCCGGTGAAGGGCATACGGCATTTGATGGCTATTACCAGCATCGCAGCATGATGGCGGAACTGGAATCTAACGTCAGCTGGCAGCAATCACGCTATTTCTCCGTTGGCGGCACGGTACGCGGCGGCTTTACGGCGACGCGTCACGGCGCGGCGCTACATAACAGTCAGGCGTCAATGAATACCGCCAGAGTGATGGTTGATACCGATGGCGTTGCCAATGTGCCGCTTAACGGTGAACAGGCGCATTCAAATCGTTTCGGTATTGCCGTTGTACCGGACGTCGTCAGTTATCACAGCTTTGATACCCGTATCGATGTGGACGCCATGGACGAGGACATTTCCGCGACCAAAGCGATCGTGACTAACACCCTGACGGAAGGCGCTATTGGCTACCAGCGCTTTGCCGTCGCGCAGGGGCAAAAAATGATGGCACTGCTGCGCCTGAAGGATGGCTCGGTGCCGCCGTTTGGCGCCGAAGTGTTTAACGCCAACGGCGTCAGCGTCGCCATGGTGATGGAAAACGGCATGGCCTGGATTGCGGGGGTGAATCCGTCCGAGCGTCTTTCCGTTGCCTGGGCTGGCCGTGCGCAGTGTCACTTACAGGTGCCACAACAAATCAACCCGGAAGGTAACGTGCTGTTGCCTTGTGAATAA